The Vidua macroura isolate BioBank_ID:100142 chromosome 9, ASM2450914v1, whole genome shotgun sequence genome has a window encoding:
- the LOC128811420 gene encoding ADAMTS-like protein 2 isoform X1, producing the protein MPQGTNSTMCVGQAKHYQLCQQQPCPANTASFKQQQCSSFNAKAFGKRYYHWMPLYPDDYTSISNKPCDLQCTTQSGERQLMAQAQDGTSCKDRTYQGVCIDGKCEPVGCDGSLYSPRTMDRCRVCGGDGSTCHRVSGTFRKAISQIGYVFITNIPAGATDILIIERRKTENILALADESGHFFFNGNSAIDNPQNFRVAGTVFKYRRPSSLNSDGLEYIIAHGPTNQSLNAMYYNFNGKMPHITYDYTVPRTPPLRTAAPALARPLYHHIPVTSQSQPIPANSRAAQTDFNATWLSLSPDDTSEQLPLREGQEDLDFGPPHFFQTNSTIQTRDWEQNEEKKYDFQIRQVYHANTPGEEEEEEAAAVGEETELALRFNQISISTAVPYSMRRPELSENSHVTSSRLRLFRRLCHRGPHNAAFCRELQPLAARLAPRNSTAGLWPRWPQGLHRALARKNSLEDLKVKVFAGSQGETANNSMMASVESPLLRASPTADISQAEPLQAPGTESNEFDVSPVGHDDISLADMYRWKVSAYAPCSSTCTSGISTSYAMCVRYDGVEVDESYCDALTRPEPTHEFCTGRDCQPRWETSRWSECSRTCGEGFQYRTVRCWKMLAPGFDSSVYDDLCEAAGLARPMERKACKNKACGPQWELSEWSECSARCGTPGTMKREVRCSVEAALCDKSRKPSGEKECMGPPCDRRWTTSDWGPCSGSCGEGRMSRFVACRNLEGKVISSSQCDPATKPLAVHPCGDKNCPAHWVEQEWEQCDASCGQGMKTRLVLCVGLENGLYREYPEKRCETSSKPEEQAVCFRRPCSTWFTTSWSQCSKTCGAGVRLREVKCYQGEALAQGCDPSAKPEARQTCQLLPCPTEAPDACEDKATANCVLVLKVKLCSHWYYRKACCWSCRLRSS; encoded by the exons atGACTACACCAGCATCTCCAACAAGCCGTGTGACCTCCAGTGCACCACCCAGAGTGGAGAGAGGCAGCTGATGGCCCAAGCACAGGATGGCACCTCCTGCAAGGACAGGACCTATCAAGGGGTCTGCATCGATGGGAAGTGTGAG CCAGTTGGGTGCGATGGGAGCCTGTACTCGCCCCGGACCATGGACAGATGCAGGGTGTGTGGAGGGGACGGCAGCACTTGCCACCGTGTCTCAGGCACCTTCCGAAAGGCAATCTCACAGATAG GTTACGTGTTCATCACCAACATCCCTGCTGGTGCCACAGACATCCTCATCATTGAGcgcaggaaaacagaaaacatcctGG CACTTGCAGATGAATCCGGGCATTTCTTCTTCAACGGCAACTCTGCCATTGACAACCCTCAGAACTTCAGGGTGGCTGGCACTGTCTTCAAGTACCGGCGGCCCTCGAGCCTGAACTCGGATGGGCTGGAGTATATCATAGCTCATGGGCCCACTAACCAGTCTCTGAATGCCATG TACTATAACTTTAATGGGAAAATGCCTCACATAACTTACGACTACACTGTCCCACGGACACCGCCTCTCCGAACTGCAGCCCCTGCTCTTGCCAGGCCTCTCTATCACCACATACCAGTGAccagccagagccagcccaTTCCAGCCaactccagagctgctcagacAGACTTCAATGCCACGTGGCTCTCcctgtcaccagatgacaccAGTGAACAGCTTCCTCTAAGGGAAGGGCAAGAAGATTTAGACTTTGGTCCCCCGCACTTCTTCCAGACCAACTCTACCATTCAGACCCGGGACTGGGAACAAAATGAAGAGAAGAAGTACGACTTTCAGATCAGACAGGTCTACCATGCAAACACaccaggagaggaagaggaagaggaagcagcagcagttggtGAAGAAACAGAGTTGG CTCTCAGGTTCAACCAAATCTCcatcagcacagctgtgccctaCAGCATGAGGAGACCCGAGCTGTCGGAGAACAGCCATGTGACATCCTCCAGGCTCCGTCTCTTCAGGCGCCTCTGTCACCGAGGCCCTCACAACGCTGCCTtttgcagggagctgcagcccctggcagccaggctggcccCCAGGAACTCCACGGCCGGGCTCTGGCCCCGCTGGCCACAGGGCCTCCACAGAGCCCTGGCTCGCAAGAACTCGCTGGAGGACTTGAAAGTGAAGGTGTTTGCTGGGAGTCAGGGGGAAACAGCTAACAACAGCATGATGGCATCTGTGGAGAGCCCTCTGCTCAGGGCCAGCCCGACCGCCGACATCAGCCAGGCAGAGCCTCTGCAAGCCCCTGGCACTGAAAG CAATGAGTTTGATGTGAGCCCTGTGGGCCATGACGACATCAGCTTGGCTGACATGTATCGGTGGAAAGTCTCAGCTTATGccccctgcagctccacctGCACTTCAG GTATCAGCACCTCCTATGCCATGTGTGTGCGCTACGATGGAGTGGAGGTGGATGAATCCTACTGTGATGCCCTGACCCGACCAGAACCTACTCACGAATTTTGCACAGGGAGAGACTGCCAGCCTAG GTGGGAGACCAGCCGGTGGAGCGAGTGCTCCCGGACCTGCGGCGAGGGCTTCCAGTACCGCACCGTGCGCTGCTGGAAGATGCTGGCACCGGGCTTCGACAGCTCTGTCTACGATGACCTCTgtgaggcagcagggctggccaggCCCATGGAGAGGAAAGCCTGCAAGAACAAGGCCTGTGGGCCCCAGTGGGAGCTCTCTGAGTGGTCCGAG TGCTCGGCTCGGTGCGGCACGCCGGGGACGATGAAGCGCGAGGTGCGCTGCTCCGTGGAAGCTGCCCTGTGCGATAAGTCCCGCAAGCCCAGTGGCGAGAAGGAGTGCATGGGCCCGCCCTGCGACCGCCGCTGGACCACCTCCGACTGGGGCCCT TGCTCAGGTTCATGTGGCGAGGGGCGCATGAGCCGCTTCGTCGCGTGTCGTAACCTGGAGGGCAAGGTGATCTCCAGCTCGCAGTGTGACCCGGCCACCAAGCCCCTGGCTGTCCACCCGTGTGGAGACAAGAACTGCCCCGCGCACTGGGTGGAGCAGGAGTGGGAGCAG TGTGACGCCAGCTGTGGGCAAGGGATGAAGACCCGGCTAGTGCTGTGCGTGGGCCTGGAGAATGGGCTGTACAGGGAGTACCCTGAGAAACGCTGTGAGACCTCTTCGAAACCTGAGGAACAAGCTGTCTGCTTCAGGAGGCCGTGTTCAACGTGGTTCACCACCTCCTGGTCCCAG TGCAGCAAGACGTGTGGTGCTGGTGTGCGACTGCGGGAGGTGAAGTGCTACCAGGGGGAAGCACTGGCTCAGGGCTGTGACCCCTCTGCCAAACCAGAGGCCAGGCAGACCTGTCAACTCCTGCCATGCCCCACAGAGGCGCCAG ATGCCTGTGAAGACAAAGCGACGGCCAACTGTGTGCTGGTGCTGAAGGTGAAGCTATGCTCACATTGGTACTACAGGAAGGCCTGCTGCTGGTCCTGTCGCCTCAGGTCATCCTGA
- the FAM163A gene encoding protein FAM163A yields the protein MTAGTVVITGGILATVILLCIISVLCYCRLQYYCCKKNDSDEEEEEEEEEEEEEEPDMPTHSHLVMCNACSSRMVDGQGSPVPPPSELNQHRAHTFCPTCSPYSSPFYIRTADMVRNGGERVTYTPACYKEMGPPLNMVSLQSYTVSRHGLLRDSFPNPRAISTEV from the exons ATGACAGCGGGAACTGTTGTTATCACCGGGGGAATCCTAGCGACAGTGATCCTACTGTGCATCATTTCTGTGCTCTGCTACTGTAGGCTACAA TACTACTGCTGCAAGAAAAATGACTctgatgaggaagaggaggaggaagaggaggaggaggaggaggaagagcccGACATGCCCACGCACTCGCACCTTGTCATGTGCAACGCCTGCAGCTCCCGCATGGTGGACGGGCAGGGCAGCCCCGTGCCGCCACCCAGCGAGCTCAACCAGCACAGGGCTCACACCTTCTGCCCGACCTGCTCCCCCTACAGCTCCCCCTTTTACATCCGGACTGCCGACATGGTGCGCAACGGGGGTGAGAGGGTCACCTACACCCCCGCGTGCTACAAGGAGATGGGGCCGCCCCTCAACATGGTCTCCCTGCAAAGCTACACGGTGAGCCGTCACGGCCTCCTCCGCGACAGCTTCCCGAACCCGCGGGCCATCAGCACGGAGGTGTAG